AGTATTGTGCACAATCCTCGCGGAACAACACTGAGGTAGTCCCCGAGAAGTTAGTAGATGTTGAGACTGTCATTGAACAGGCCCAGCAGGCTAAGGAAAATGGTTCCACTCGTTTCTGTTTGGGTGCCGCTTGGAGAGATATGAAGGGGAGAAAGTCGgcaatgaaaaaaattacCAACATGATCTCCCAGGTCAACGAGATGGGTCTTGAAACTTGTGTGACACTGGGCATGGTCGACGAAGAGCAATCCCGCCAATTGAAAGAAAGTGGGTTGACCGCGTTCAACCACAATGTCGATACCTCACGGGAACACTATGAAAATATTATCACCACGAGAAAGTATGATGACCGGCTGAAAACCATCAAGAATTTGCAAACCGGTGGGCTCAAAGTGTGCAGTGGTGGGATCTTGGGTTTGGGTGAGACTGCTAATGACCGGATCGGGTTTTTGTACACTTTATCCAACATGTCCCCTCACCCGGAATCAGTTCCAATTAACAGACTGGTTCCAATTAAAGGTACCCCAATTGTTGAGGAGTTGAGCAAACCTGGAGTCAAGCAGCTGGAGTTTGACGATATCTTGCGCACGATTGCAACCGCTAGAATCATAATGCCGAAAACAATTATCCGGTTAGCAGCTGGCCGTTACACCatgaaagaaaacgaaCAAATCATGTGTTTCATGGCGGGCTGTAACAGTATTTTTTCAGGAAAAAAGATGTTGACAACGATGTGTAACGGATGGCAAGAAGATAAAGCAATGCTGCAGAAATGGGGATTGTCTGTTATGGAACCCTTCAAGTACAACGTTCAGCAACAATTGAAATGAACACTGCGCCTGGGCACAACGTAGTAGTGGCCACTTATTTATTATCTTTTTATTTCACCTTATTTAATTTGTGCAAAACGATCGAACCTTTCAAAGTGTGCTGAGAGTTGGTATTGATCGAAAGCCGAGGCGTTGAGTATCGTGTAATAAACGCATTCTGTAAAACTTTACTATATCTTTTTACTTCTCCGTGGCCATTTGGCATCAACAAACAACAGGCATGCTATATCGTCTTGAGAAAAGAGTTGGAAGGGAATAGAAGTTAAACTGAATCACTTGATAAAGCACTGTTGCTGCAGTTTTCTGTGATCATTAATATCTTCAGATATGCTTCAACGAGGGAAAACAACGTTTTAAGAGTAATGTGgaattatttttttatcaacTCAAGCCAGCATTGAATTGATGCCTCGCTGTATAGTGTTTGATAGGTTTCGATTGGAAAAATACTCTAGGTGCATAGATTTCTTTGGAATTCATTGGTATGCTCTCAAATATATCAGTAACCAATACAGGGCAGTACGGATGTTGGGTTTCTCAGGTATTAAGTGTTATTTGAGATCACATTAATCGTTTTCACCATTACATGTTGGATTGAAACTTCCACGATGTGTGTTTTGTCTTTAGTGGTGGAAGACATACAGtaatgttttgagaaaaatTGTTATCCCGATCAGTTGAAGGGCCAGCAATAATACAGAGTATCATCTTCCCTGGACTGGTACGGCGCTCGTGTCTAGCGGTCGTCGAAGATGAAATAGGCTTGGTCTCAAAATTTTATCTGCAcaattattatttattattaGCGACTATCCAGAACTGATCCAGAGTTAACGCTGCGAAATATAACTAGCGGGCATACCCTCCCACACAACCCAATGTGTACATCCAGTGCCCTTTTTATACTGAGGATTATTGTATTGTTGCCGATTCGTCTTATTCAAGGCGGAATCAAGACCTTTCGACTGGGGGCATTGAGTGGTAATATCCTGGTTCGAGTGTTCATGAGGGAAGCATTGCTGTTATGCGATAAAACAACCTTCAAGGATGTCTTAAATCCTTTATTTGACATGTGTTTAAGCATATGTTTAGGCAAAAAAAGCTTTGAAGTTGTCTCTTACCCATTCAAAGATTTACAAACAGAGGCATTGGCATCTCAAACAGCAAATATCTCAACCAAATTTTACTGGTATTGTAAGCCAGACAACTTCGACCCAGAAACAGATCCCTTGATAATATTCTCTCATGGTGGTGGGTTTGCCATCAAGGCAGTTCCTACCTCattgttcttcttcaggAATTTGTCTCGACTATACCCGCGGACAAGTATAGTGATGCATGACTATACGGTTACTGACATGGACCATGATTCTGTGAGGCATCCAAGACAACTACTAGAAACAGTTGCGCTATATCTACACTTTTCTACGATATTACACTACAAGAATATTACCATGATAGGCGAATCTGCTGGCGGCCACCTCGTATTGTCTCTCTTGCATTATTTGGAGACAAGACATTTACACCTTCCTCGTAAAGTTGTCGCGGTCAGCCCCTGGTGCAACCCAAATGTATGCGACCCTGAAGAGAGACGCAAAGCTCCCTGTAATGGATCACTGGACTCACTTTCATTCAAAGGGTTGGACAAATTCACTGCGCTGCTGAAACCGAGCGACCCAATATACAATGCGGATCCACTGTTGAATCTCGAAACAAATTTCACTCCGGATACCTGGAATGCGGTGTTGAAACAGACACAAATCATGGTGACATACGGAAGGCAGGAAGTTCTAAAGTTCCAAATCGAAAAGTTTGTCTCCAAACTTGCCCAGCTTCCGTCTGCTCCAGCTAACCTTACAGTCTATGAGGATGGCAATGGCGGACACATCGAGCCCTTCCTCAATTTCCAAAGAAATGAAACAGTTTGGTCAATGCAACCAAACATTGCGTCCATTCTAAAATTCCTAGAACAGGGACCCTAAATTCATTTCATTGAACTCACGGCCCGACAGAATGGTGCGACTTCGCGACTACTCCTTTGCTTCACCCACCCCAATCTCAGCTGTTTTGCCTCTGTTGAAGTGGAtagtgaaaaatatttaAAGAATTGAGAATTTGGTGGACGAAGATGGGGCAGATGGGGCAAATGTTTCATAGACAAATCGACAAGTCAGCAGGGGTCAATTATGTCTGAGGAGATAACAGGCCAAGTTCGTACGTATGTGACAGACAATATCCCAATTACACTGATCTCCCAGGGAGCGGAGGCTGTTGTATATACGACCCCAATACATCCATATCTCCCTATCGATGACTCTACAAAAGGCGAGAAATATATCATAAAATACCGTCCGCATAAGCGTTATAGACACCCATCAATAGATCAAGCCTTAACGAAGCATAGAACTGTGGGAGAGGCGCGTCTTTTGTCGAAGTTGAGCCAAATAGAGGGGTTACAGGTTCCCAAACTGATCGCCTGCGATGTGTACAATGGTTGTCTATGGTTAGAGTTCTTGGGACAAGACCT
The sequence above is a segment of the Huiozyma naganishii CBS 8797 chromosome 11, complete genome genome. Coding sequences within it:
- the BIO2 gene encoding biotin synthase (similar to Saccharomyces cerevisiae BIO2 (YGR286C)) — its product is MLTRALKIQRNNPWKRKCSLLKAGCHARTVHSVASQTPLQVAMSTTEPINTWSKEELSEIYNMPLLELVHRAQIQHRKFHDPSKVQMCTLMSIKTGGCLEDCKYCAQSSRNNTEVVPEKLVDVETVIEQAQQAKENGSTRFCLGAAWRDMKGRKSAMKKITNMISQVNEMGLETCVTLGMVDEEQSRQLKESGLTAFNHNVDTSREHYENIITTRKYDDRLKTIKNLQTGGLKVCSGGILGLGETANDRIGFLYTLSNMSPHPESVPINRLVPIKGTPIVEELSKPGVKQLEFDDILRTIATARIIMPKTIIRLAAGRYTMKENEQIMCFMAGCNSIFSGKKMLTTMCNGWQEDKAMLQKWGLSVMEPFKYNVQQQLK
- the SAY1 gene encoding steryl deacetylase (similar to Saccharomyces cerevisiae YGR263C; ancestral locus Anc_5.42), with amino-acid sequence MCTSSALFILRIIVLLPIRLIQGGIKTFRLGALSGNILVRVFMREALLLCDKTTFKDVLNPLFDMCLSICLGKKSFEVVSYPFKDLQTEALASQTANISTKFYWYCKPDNFDPETDPLIIFSHGGGFAIKAVPTSLFFFRNLSRLYPRTSIVMHDYTVTDMDHDSVRHPRQLLETVALYLHFSTILHYKNITMIGESAGGHLVLSLLHYLETRHLHLPRKVVAVSPWCNPNVCDPEERRKAPCNGSLDSLSFKGLDKFTALLKPSDPIYNADPLLNLETNFTPDTWNAVLKQTQIMVTYGRQEVLKFQIEKFVSKLAQLPSAPANLTVYEDGNGGHIEPFLNFQRNETVWSMQPNIASILKFLEQGP